The following coding sequences are from one Nilaparvata lugens isolate BPH chromosome 6, ASM1435652v1, whole genome shotgun sequence window:
- the LOC111044500 gene encoding U6 snRNA-associated Sm-like protein LSm5: protein MRDSMYRYQREKTETKQAILKSFVFCEIIRMTASVATNPSTLLPLELVDKCIGSRIHIIMKNDKEIVGTLLGFDDFVNMLLEDVTEYESTPEGRRITKLDQILLNGNNITMLVPGGDMQGD from the exons ATGCGAGATTCGATGTATCGATATCAAAGAGAAAAAACGGAAACCAAACAAGCTATTTTGAAATCTTTTGTGTTCTGTGAGATTATCAg AATGACGGCATCAGTTGCAACAAACCCTTCTACTCTTCTTCCTCTGG AATTGGTGGACAAGTGTATCGGATCAAGAATTcacataattatgaaaaatgacaAGGAAATCGTGGGAACCCTACTGGGGTTTGATGATTTCGTCAACATGCTGCTAGAGGATGTTACAGAATATGAATCTACCCCTGAGGGTAGACGAATTACAAAACTCGACCAGATTCTACTCAAtggaaacaatattacaatg cttGTTCCTGGAGGTGATATGCAGGGAGATTGA
- the LOC111062165 gene encoding oxysterol-binding protein-related protein 11-like, translating to MDITTEVYEGQLSKYTNVVKGWQYRWFILDPKTGILNYYLNVTDQPRGWVHLEAAVISPSDEDSKTFTVNPTSGELIMLRAQNARSRQQWVNRLRVVAEYHAKKPPPPLREHLIKCSNVTPSSLANLREHLSRAEQSHVSLSKSIEELPSCGGLRNMDQELLMLKAVSQTILLSLSQCLVTLQKLHSCYPKSTE from the coding sequence ATGGACATTACAACAGAAGTATATGAAGGCCAACTTTCCAAGTACACAAATGTCGTAAAGGGTTGGCAATATAGATGGTTCATTTTGGATCCTAAAACAGGAATTCTCAACTATTATTTGAATGTGACGGACCAACCACGAGGGTGGGTACACTTGGAAGCAGCCGTCATATCTCCCAGTGACGAAGACTCGAAAACGTTCACAGTGAACCCTACGTCGGGAGAACTAATCATGCTGCGGGCCCAAAACGCACGCTCTCGTCAACAATGGGTCAATAGATTACGAGTTGTGGCTGAATATCATGCAAAGAAGCCTCCGCCGCCTTTGAGGGAACACCTGATTAAATGTTCAAACGTAACACCATCTTCCTTAGCCAATCTTCGAGAACATTTGTCTCGCGCTGAGCAAAGTCATGTCTCACTTTCCAAGTCAATAGAAGAACTGCCATCGTGTGGCGGCCTGAGGAACATGGACCAAGAGCTACTGATGTTGAAGGCTGTCTCGCAAACAATTCTGCTATCGCTGAGCCAATGCCTGGTTACATTGCAAAAGCTACACTCTTGTTATCCCAAGAGCACGGAATAA
- the LOC120351773 gene encoding serine/threonine-protein kinase mos-like — MDKTPVLAKQLAKIVFRRNSVSPVRLNVGEVVEKRFSSERKSPCLNRFRCKNNPPTRRALNFDSFSPLEKQTALPSILLDGVKIDFNNSTEFLNKIKTVSSSPKTETPIFHTSILETGSPIRGTPILNTPEKQAILENGKSKSWPVIGKGNFGTVMKARHKGKRVAVKIIPKNNSPRKESLRRERHALELNHPNIVNMISVINSPNTKFGIVLMELWNSIDLQEVLDDHERELTFLQKVCCSLDVCQALSHCHEKKIVHLDVKPKNILIHKMGWISKICDFGSSISITDMERYKYCPRHQGTIQYMAPEMFRGSTTVTEKADVYSLGITMWQLMSEETPYKGEDLHTVIYKVVSQNYRPSSSNLQTMDQNFISLYGECWLGDHTNRPTTSEISKRLSKILEENNFKSDVKC; from the exons ATGGATAAAACACCGGTTTTAGCAAAACAATTGGcaaaaattgttttcagaaGGAACAGTGTGTCACCTGTGAGATTAAACGTTGGTGAAGTGGTCGAAAAGAGATTCTCAAGTGAAAG GAAATCTCCTTGTTTAAATCGGTTTAGGTGTAAAAACAACCCACCAACAAGGAGAGCACTCAACTTTGATAGTTTTTCCCCACTTGAAAAACAGACAGCTTTACCTTCTATTCTTTTAGATGGAGTCAAAATAGACTTCAATAATTCTACAGAatttctaaataaaataaagactGTATCATCAAGTCCCAAAACAGAAACTCCAATTTTTCACACGAGTATTCTAGAGACTGGTTCCCCTATAAGAGGAACTCCAATTCTGAATACTCCTGAAAAGCAAGCGATTTTGGAGAACGGGAAATCAAAATCTTGGCCAGTGATAGGTAAAGGAAATTTTGGAACAGTTATGAAGGCAAGACACAAAG GTAAAAGAGTAGCAGTAAAAATTATTCCGAAAAATAATAGCCCAAGAAAAGAATCACTAAGAAGGGAAAGACATGCCCTTGAATTGAATCATCCAAATATCGTAAATATGATCAGCGTTATTAATTCTCCaaacacaaaatttggaatagTTTTGATGGAACTGTGGAACTCAATAGATCTACAAGAGGTTTTAGATGACCACGAACGTGAATTAACCTTCCTACAGAAAGTTTG TTGTTCTTTAGATGTATGCCAAGCCCTGAGTCACTGCCACGAAAAGAAAATCGTACACCTGGATGTAAAGCCAAAGAACATTTTAATACACAAGATGGGCTGGATTAGCAAGATCTGCGATTTCGGAAGCTCCATCTCGATAACTGACATGGAACGTTATAAATATTGCCCACGACATCAA GGAACAATACAGTACATGGCACCAGAAATGTTCAGAGGAAGTACAACTGTAACAGAGAAAGCCGACGTCTACTCTCTGGGAATAACAATGTGGCAGTTGATGAGTGAAGAAACACCATACAAGGGAGAAGATCTCCACACCGTTATCTACAAAGTGGTATCACAAAATTACAGACCAAGTTCGTCGAATTTACAAACTATGGATCAGAATTTCATCAGCCTTTATGGGGAATGTTGGTTGGGTGATCACACAAATCGCCCCACAACTTCCGAAATTTCAAAAAGGTTGTCTAAGATTTTAGAGgaaaacaatttcaaaagtgatgtgaaatgttga